A genomic region of Gemmata massiliana contains the following coding sequences:
- a CDS encoding DUF6655 family protein produces the protein MPRYSAAPLLLGDRYLTRPQITVRRASWLLLIVLIAGCGTTKMTDSPRAATEMLLVSQAVDMAVAKIDFTPLSGQPVFLDTTSLEKDVVDKGYVISLVRQQLLAHGALLQEERPRAVYVVELRAGALGTDRHSVMVGTPAVSLPSVVPGLPTSIPEIALAKKNDQRGVAKIGVFAYNRITGRAVWQSGTVEATSQIKDTWFFGAGPFTRGTIRQRTELAGEPLPTFPTDLFGGKSEKDAPPVSGGTAKEQFFPNNAVPAPQLPAPAALMGVTGAPILTNTPLLR, from the coding sequence GTGCCGCGTTATAGTGCGGCCCCGCTGCTCCTCGGGGACCGTTACTTGACACGACCACAGATCACCGTTCGACGAGCGTCCTGGCTACTGTTAATCGTGCTGATCGCCGGGTGCGGAACGACCAAAATGACCGATAGCCCCCGCGCCGCGACCGAGATGCTCCTCGTTTCGCAGGCGGTAGATATGGCCGTGGCGAAGATCGACTTCACGCCGCTCAGCGGTCAGCCGGTATTCCTCGACACCACTTCGCTCGAAAAAGACGTGGTCGACAAGGGGTACGTCATCAGCCTCGTGCGCCAGCAACTCCTCGCCCACGGCGCCCTACTCCAGGAAGAGCGTCCGCGGGCGGTGTACGTTGTTGAACTGCGCGCGGGCGCGCTCGGTACGGACCGGCACAGCGTGATGGTCGGTACGCCCGCGGTGTCGCTCCCGTCCGTCGTCCCGGGGCTGCCGACGAGCATTCCCGAAATCGCGCTGGCGAAGAAGAACGATCAGCGCGGCGTCGCGAAGATCGGGGTGTTCGCCTACAACCGAATCACGGGCCGGGCGGTGTGGCAATCGGGCACGGTGGAAGCGACGAGCCAGATAAAAGACACCTGGTTCTTTGGCGCCGGGCCGTTCACACGCGGTACTATTCGACAGAGGACCGAACTAGCCGGTGAACCCCTCCCCACGTTCCCGACCGATCTGTTCGGCGGGAAGAGTGAAAAGGACGCGCCTCCCGTTTCGGGCGGTACCGCGAAAGAGCAGTTCTTCCCGAACAACGCGGTGCCCGCTCCGCAGCTCCCGGCTCCCGCTGCTCTCATGGGTGTAACGGGGGCACCGATCCTGACAAACACGCCGCTCTTGCGCTAA
- a CDS encoding RsmE family RNA methyltransferase produces the protein MADRFFTPDPLGPGEYVLTGPEAHHLSAVRRFAEGDEVVLFNGDGHEYPAQVLSVGKKTVVLSVLAPVVADRELGFPLVVASALPKSDRADFLVEKLTELGATRFVPLLTTRAVVQPKASVVEKFERAVIEASKQCGRNRLMLVDPPQKWDDFVARTDLPGPRVVLHTGPGLAHVGSRGGAIAVGPEGGFTPAEVDRARENGWLVLSLGTRILRVETAAIAATALLGERPV, from the coding sequence GTGGCCGACCGCTTTTTCACGCCCGATCCACTTGGACCGGGCGAATACGTTCTGACCGGTCCCGAAGCACACCACCTCTCCGCCGTCCGCCGGTTCGCGGAGGGCGACGAGGTCGTTTTGTTCAACGGCGACGGCCACGAATACCCCGCACAGGTTCTCAGTGTCGGAAAGAAAACGGTCGTCCTTTCGGTTCTTGCGCCGGTTGTTGCGGACCGCGAACTCGGGTTCCCGCTCGTGGTTGCGTCCGCGCTACCCAAGAGCGATCGCGCCGATTTTCTCGTTGAGAAGCTCACGGAACTCGGGGCCACGCGATTCGTTCCGCTCCTGACTACTCGTGCCGTCGTTCAACCGAAGGCGTCGGTCGTGGAGAAGTTCGAGCGCGCGGTGATCGAAGCGAGTAAGCAATGCGGGCGCAACCGACTCATGCTCGTCGACCCGCCGCAAAAGTGGGACGACTTCGTTGCCCGCACGGACCTCCCCGGTCCGCGGGTCGTGCTCCACACTGGTCCCGGACTCGCGCATGTGGGTTCGCGTGGCGGAGCGATTGCGGTCGGCCCGGAAGGGGGATTCACGCCCGCCGAAGTGGACCGCGCCCGTGAGAACGGCTGGCTGGTATTGAGCTTGGGCACGCGGATTCTGCGCGTGGAAACGGCCGCAATTGCGGCCACCGCCCTTCTTGGCGAACGGCCTGTGTGA